From a region of the Oryzias melastigma strain HK-1 linkage group LG4, ASM292280v2, whole genome shotgun sequence genome:
- the LOC112142132 gene encoding uncharacterized protein LOC112142132 isoform X2: MFSNQPAFEAPYWPNTPDPGNQQQITQRWASIVPKVRRVRLRSAVTVLSSGAASWRASGPQRFHRTRSCGQQSHQICPDFTLHGHFHQLFWGDPKVFQASGTCPEHLSREVSRRHPDLMPEAPQLAPLHVEEKRLYSELSPGFIFWGEYNEVPGRPKHPCGLFQKDERVLQLLEISHRTPRSGRDGSRSDRDQNGIKSGGPEPTCWRTTERHLYGREPAENRPGENGLLIASSA, from the exons atgttttccaaccaacctgcttttgaagctccttattggccaaacacacctgatccaggtaatcagcagcagataacaCAGAGGTGGGCTTCCATTGTCCCTAAGGTGAGGAGGGTGAGGCTTCGTTCTGCCGTTACGGTCCTCTCCTCTGGAGCAGCCTCCTGGAGAGCCTCAGGGCCGCAGAGATTTCACAG GACCAGATCGTGCGGACAGCAGTCTCATCAAATATGCCCAGACTTCACTCTCCACGGCCACTTCcaccagctcttctggggggaccccaaggtgTTCCAggccagtgggacatgcccggaacacctctccagggaggtaTCAAGGAGACATCCGGACCTGATGCCCGAggcacctcaactggctcctctgcatgtggaggagaagcggctctactccgagctctctccag GTTTCATCTTCTGGGGGGAGTATAACGAGGTACCAGGCAGACCCAAACATCCCTGTGGGCTGTTTCAAAAGGATGAACGTGTCCTTCAGCTGCTGGAAATAAGTCACAGAACCCCAAG GTCCGGCAGAGACGGATCCAGATCAGACCGGGATCAAAACGGGATCAAGTCAGGAGGACCTGAACCAACATGctggagaaccacagagaggcACCTTTACGGAAGAGAACCAGCGGAGAACAGGCCAGGGGAGAACggcctcctgattg caTCATCTGCCTGA
- the LOC112142132 gene encoding uncharacterized protein LOC112142132 isoform X1: protein MFSNQPAFEAPYWPNTPDPGNQQQITQRWASIVPKVRRVRLRSAVTVLSSGAASWRASGPQRFHRTRSCGQQSHQICPDFTLHGHFHQLFWGDPKVFQASGTCPEHLSREVSRRHPDLMPEAPQLAPLHVEEKRLYSELSPGFIFWGEYNEVPGRPKHPCGLFQKDERVLQLLEISHRTPRSGRDGSRSDRDQNGIKSGGPEPTCWRTTERHLYGREPAENRPGENGLLIGESGCHRNVDSDRLGPIAAHRLAPT from the exons atgttttccaaccaacctgcttttgaagctccttattggccaaacacacctgatccaggtaatcagcagcagataacaCAGAGGTGGGCTTCCATTGTCCCTAAGGTGAGGAGGGTGAGGCTTCGTTCTGCCGTTACGGTCCTCTCCTCTGGAGCAGCCTCCTGGAGAGCCTCAGGGCCGCAGAGATTTCACAG GACCAGATCGTGCGGACAGCAGTCTCATCAAATATGCCCAGACTTCACTCTCCACGGCCACTTCcaccagctcttctggggggaccccaaggtgTTCCAggccagtgggacatgcccggaacacctctccagggaggtaTCAAGGAGACATCCGGACCTGATGCCCGAggcacctcaactggctcctctgcatgtggaggagaagcggctctactccgagctctctccag GTTTCATCTTCTGGGGGGAGTATAACGAGGTACCAGGCAGACCCAAACATCCCTGTGGGCTGTTTCAAAAGGATGAACGTGTCCTTCAGCTGCTGGAAATAAGTCACAGAACCCCAAG GTCCGGCAGAGACGGATCCAGATCAGACCGGGATCAAAACGGGATCAAGTCAGGAGGACCTGAACCAACATGctggagaaccacagagaggcACCTTTACGGAAGAGAACCAGCGGAGAACAGGCCAGGGGAGAACggcctcctgattggtgagagtggttgtcatagaaacgttgactcagaccgactcggaccaatcgctgctcatcgtctggctccaacatag
- the LOC112142132 gene encoding uncharacterized protein LOC112142132 isoform X3: MFSNQPAFEAPYWPNTPDPGNQQQITQRWASIVPKVRRVRLRSAVTVLSSGAASWRASGPQRFHRTRSCGQQSHQICPDFTLHGHFHQLFWGDPKVFQASGTCPEHLSREVSRRHPDLMPEAPQLAPLHVEEKRLYSELSPGFIFWGEYNEVPGRPKHPCGLFQKDERVLQLLEISHRTPSCRRLSACCSVASL, encoded by the exons atgttttccaaccaacctgcttttgaagctccttattggccaaacacacctgatccaggtaatcagcagcagataacaCAGAGGTGGGCTTCCATTGTCCCTAAGGTGAGGAGGGTGAGGCTTCGTTCTGCCGTTACGGTCCTCTCCTCTGGAGCAGCCTCCTGGAGAGCCTCAGGGCCGCAGAGATTTCACAG GACCAGATCGTGCGGACAGCAGTCTCATCAAATATGCCCAGACTTCACTCTCCACGGCCACTTCcaccagctcttctggggggaccccaaggtgTTCCAggccagtgggacatgcccggaacacctctccagggaggtaTCAAGGAGACATCCGGACCTGATGCCCGAggcacctcaactggctcctctgcatgtggaggagaagcggctctactccgagctctctccag GTTTCATCTTCTGGGGGGAGTATAACGAGGTACCAGGCAGACCCAAACATCCCTGTGGGCTGTTTCAAAAGGATGAACGTGTCCTTCAGCTGCTGGAAATAAGTCACAGAACCCCAAG CTGTCGCCGTCTGTCTGCCTGCTGCTCAGTTGCTTCTTTATGA